In Ostrinia nubilalis chromosome 12, ilOstNubi1.1, whole genome shotgun sequence, one DNA window encodes the following:
- the LOC135076814 gene encoding anosmin-1 → MKLRMHSRVLLALVVVCLVPVVWSRVRRFSKHQNNQLSKARCDLVCLEANKETRGKCRSQCRSQEQKPGTCPIQDTPKWAAACVEACNADSQCDGTQRCCHHGCGSTCSEPLDLQVLPGLPALPTVDKVKEKKRAVVVQWSDGVGDAARAVPGRILYILEEQHHVGPKYEETRLGDWNMLLRTNKTRSSLKNLLKPGRWYRFRVAAVSASGTRGFSEPSAPFTPRKGPRNPPPPKKLRVHPMKAENGTVTVRLEWKEPNSDLPVIRYKVYWSRRVKGLAGPLDSVFVKQQIVPKEQNYVDITDLLPNSMYFLQVQTVSQYGQSKLRSNKASIFYNTTNVHENQRIDAPQQLVQKNDKSKIKGLKLQKIVWYNHKLKANISWEPLPKNNEQPRKYFVYWQTLKCDQPKKDLTAVTEKNTFEIYELNYRCSYKIKVNRSRKSKKPDSELIINVPGCEYFKQKINATSLNCNT, encoded by the exons ATGAAGCTCAGAATGCATTCGAGGGTCCTGCTCGCTTTGGTGGTGGTGTGCCTGGTGCCAGTGGTCTGGTCCAGGGTCAGAAGGTTCTCGAAACACCAGAACAATCAGCTATCGAAAGCCAGATGCGACCTCGTCTGTTTGGAGGCGAACAAAGAAACTAGAGGAAAG TGCCGATCACAATGCCGTTCCCAAGAACAGAAGCCGGGCACCTGCCCCATACAGGACACACCAAAATGGGCAGCCGCTTGCGTGGAAGCCTGCAACGCTGACTCGCAGTGCGATGGCACTCAGCGCTGCTGCCATCACGGCTGCGGGTCTACCTGCAGCGAGCCTTTGGACCTTCAAGTCTTACCAG GTCTCCCTGCTTTGCCAACGGTAGACAAAGTGAAAGAAAAGAAGCGTGCTGTGGTCGTCCAGTGGTCCGATGGCGTGGGAGACGCAGCCAGAGCCGTGCCAGGTCGGATCCTGTACATCTTGGAGGAGCAGCACCACGTAGGCCCCAAGTATGAAGAAACAAGGCTCGGGGACTGGAATATGCTGCTGAGGACCAATAA gactAGATCATCTCTAAAGAATCTTCTAAAACCAGGTCGTTGGTACCGGTTCCGAGTGGCGGCCGTGAGCGCGTCAGGCACCCGAGGTTTCTCAGAGCCTAGCGCCCCCTTCACTCCGAGGAAAGGGCCAAGGAACCCCCCGCCTCCGAAGAAACTGAGAGTCCATCCTATGAAGGCGGAAAACG GGACCGTCACCGTCAGGCTGGAGTGGAAGGAACCCAACTCTGACTTGCCAGTCATAAGGTACAAAGTCTATTGGAGCAGACGCGTCAAGGGCCTAGCTGGACCGCTTGACTCTGTGTTTGTCAAACAACAAATCGTCCCGAAG GAACAAAACTACGTCGATATCACCGATTTGCTACCGAACTCCATGTATTTCCTTCAAGTGCAAACGGTCAGCCAATACGGCCAGAGCAAACTGCGAAGTAATAAGGCTTCCATCTTCTACAATACCACTAACGTGCATGAAAATCAGCGGATAG aTGCTCCACAACAGCTAGTGCAAAAGAatgataaatcaaaaataaaaggaCTTAAATTGCAGAAAATCGTTTGGTATAATCataaattaaaagcaaatatttcATGGGAACCTctaccaaaaaataatgaacAACCCAGAAA ATATTTTGTCTATTGGCAAACATTAAAATGTGACCAGCCCAAAAAAGACTTGACCGCAGTAACAGAG aaaaatACTTTCGAAATTTACGAACTCAATTACCGCTGCAgctataaaataaaagttaataggTCACGAAAATCGAAGAAACCTGATTCTGAACTAATAATAAATGTGCCTGGATGTGAAtactttaaacaaaaaattaacGCTACGAGTTTAAATTGTAACACTTGA